In Paucidesulfovibrio gracilis DSM 16080, a single genomic region encodes these proteins:
- a CDS encoding HAMP domain-containing sensor histidine kinase: protein MHTRIRMGITARLLLWCLALIAVFYATTAYLLSGIDEIVADSGEIVRTNHEVGVAVQRMLQQLAKLEENRKRYEILQDDAYMEAVVRDLAQLGDMLEQTLAQHPEYQDEFEPLTREYSITLKKGAAPERLLMPDRTVAGWMERLREVRDDNQRAMEQRLGDLNRTASMASRRGLMGLGLIIALGLTGSLLFAYGVNRSLRTIRAALREFGRTGRATSVDVRSRDELGELAQALDRLTARLEREERMRADFISMLSHEIRTPLTSIRESVDLVGDGSFGAVNEKQQRFLGLAAREAERLSALLERLMRVSRLEAGRMDVSPASLDPHTLAHTALERVRPAAAAKDIRLEAPEPLPESAWSVRADAGQVEQVLVNLLGNAVKFSPRRGTVRLELRRNAEGVAFGVLDQGPGIPESERELVFQKWYRGEAGTVEGAGLGLYISQSIVLAHGGRMWVEGRDPESGCAFWFLLPHGNGGDGPDQGQSTATDGEHGE from the coding sequence GTGCATACCCGAATCCGTATGGGCATTACCGCCCGTTTGCTGCTTTGGTGCCTGGCGCTCATTGCCGTGTTTTACGCCACCACCGCCTATCTGCTTTCCGGTATTGACGAAATTGTGGCCGATTCCGGGGAGATTGTACGCACCAACCATGAAGTGGGCGTTGCCGTGCAGCGCATGCTCCAGCAGCTGGCCAAGCTGGAAGAGAACCGGAAACGATATGAAATCCTCCAGGATGACGCCTACATGGAAGCCGTGGTGCGCGACCTGGCCCAATTGGGCGACATGCTGGAACAGACCCTGGCCCAGCACCCGGAATATCAGGATGAATTCGAGCCGTTGACCCGGGAGTATTCCATCACCTTGAAGAAAGGCGCGGCCCCGGAGCGACTGCTCATGCCGGACCGCACCGTGGCGGGCTGGATGGAACGGTTGCGCGAGGTGCGCGACGACAACCAGCGCGCCATGGAGCAGCGTCTCGGCGATCTGAACCGGACCGCGTCCATGGCCTCCCGGCGGGGACTGATGGGCCTGGGGCTGATCATTGCCCTGGGGCTGACCGGTTCCCTGTTGTTTGCCTACGGAGTGAACCGGTCTTTGCGGACCATCCGTGCGGCTCTGCGGGAATTTGGACGCACGGGCCGGGCCACGTCCGTGGACGTACGCAGCCGCGACGAACTGGGCGAACTGGCCCAGGCATTGGACCGGCTCACTGCCCGGCTGGAGCGCGAGGAGCGCATGCGGGCGGATTTCATCTCCATGCTCAGTCATGAAATACGCACCCCCCTGACCAGTATTCGGGAATCCGTGGACCTGGTGGGAGACGGTTCCTTTGGTGCAGTGAACGAGAAGCAGCAGCGGTTTTTGGGATTGGCGGCCCGGGAAGCCGAACGCTTATCCGCGCTTTTGGAGCGGCTCATGCGGGTGTCCCGGCTGGAAGCGGGCAGGATGGATGTTTCGCCCGCGTCCCTTGATCCGCATACTCTGGCCCATACCGCGCTGGAGCGGGTGCGCCCCGCGGCCGCAGCCAAGGACATCCGCCTGGAAGCCCCCGAACCATTGCCGGAATCCGCATGGTCGGTGCGTGCCGACGCCGGGCAGGTGGAGCAGGTGTTGGTCAATCTGCTGGGAAATGCCGTGAAGTTTTCTCCCAGACGCGGAACCGTGCGGCTGGAGTTGCGCCGGAATGCCGAGGGCGTTGCCTTTGGCGTGTTGGACCAGGGACCGGGCATTCCCGAGTCAGAGCGCGAGTTGGTCTTTCAGAAGTGGTATCGTGGCGAGGCCGGCACGGTTGAGGGTGCGGGATTGGGGTTATATATTTCACAAAGCATTGTGCTGGCGCACGGCGGACGCATGTGGGTGGAGGGGCGCGACCCGGAATCGGGCTGCGCGTTCTGGTTCCTGTTACCCCATGGCAACGGGGGCGATGGCCCGGACCAAGGACAATCAACGGCAACGGACGGCGAACATGGCGAATAA
- the purB gene encoding adenylosuccinate lyase — protein sequence MIERYSRPEMARLWTLENKFRAWLEVELAVCEAWCEQGVIPQDDMQTIREKADFDLDRILEIEQRTKHDVIAFLTAVEEKVGPASRWIHLGCTSSDIVDTANGLLLTRAGRIIAEGLENLLASIKRLADEHKGRLCMGRTHGIHAEPTSFGLKLTGFYAEFKRHQARFEAAREGMRVGKISGAVGTYAHLSPELEALAMKRLGLEPDPFSTQIVQRDRHAHYFTALALLAGGIERLGTELRHLQRTEVLEVEEGFSKGQKGSSAMPHKKNPISAENLCGLSRLVRTNAMASMENMPLWHERDISHSSVERVIMPDSTILMDYILARMAGLLDRLKINAHNMDRNLEGSFGLFYSQRLLVKLLDKGLQRQKAYEMVQAVALRCWEERKAFQTEAAADAALCEHLSPEDFADAFDPNYYLRYESTIYDRVYGKD from the coding sequence ATGATCGAACGCTATTCACGCCCCGAAATGGCCCGGCTCTGGACCCTGGAAAATAAATTCCGGGCCTGGCTCGAAGTGGAACTGGCCGTGTGCGAGGCCTGGTGCGAACAAGGCGTCATCCCACAGGACGACATGCAGACCATCCGGGAAAAGGCCGATTTCGACCTGGACCGCATCCTGGAAATCGAGCAACGCACCAAACACGACGTCATCGCCTTTCTCACGGCCGTGGAAGAAAAAGTCGGTCCGGCTTCCCGCTGGATCCACCTGGGCTGCACCTCCTCGGACATCGTGGATACGGCCAACGGCCTGCTCCTGACCCGCGCAGGCCGGATCATCGCCGAGGGACTGGAAAATCTGCTGGCCAGCATCAAACGTCTGGCCGACGAACACAAGGGTCGGCTCTGCATGGGCCGCACCCACGGCATCCACGCCGAACCCACCAGCTTCGGCCTGAAGCTCACGGGCTTTTACGCGGAATTCAAACGGCATCAGGCCCGGTTCGAAGCCGCCCGTGAAGGCATGCGCGTGGGCAAAATTTCCGGGGCCGTGGGTACCTACGCCCATCTTTCCCCCGAGCTGGAAGCCCTGGCCATGAAACGCCTCGGCCTGGAACCCGATCCCTTCTCCACCCAGATCGTGCAGCGCGACCGCCATGCCCACTATTTCACTGCGCTGGCGCTTCTGGCCGGCGGCATCGAACGCCTGGGTACGGAACTGCGCCACCTGCAACGCACCGAAGTGCTGGAGGTGGAAGAAGGCTTTTCCAAAGGGCAAAAAGGCTCCTCGGCCATGCCCCACAAAAAGAACCCCATTTCCGCAGAAAATCTCTGCGGTCTGTCCCGGCTGGTGCGCACCAACGCCATGGCCTCCATGGAAAACATGCCCCTGTGGCATGAGCGGGACATCTCCCACTCCTCGGTGGAACGCGTGATCATGCCCGATTCCACTATCCTCATGGACTACATCCTGGCCCGCATGGCCGGCCTTTTGGACCGCCTCAAAATCAACGCCCACAACATGGACCGCAACCTGGAAGGTTCGTTCGGGCTGTTCTATTCCCAGCGCCTGCTGGTCAAGCTGCTGGACAAGGGGCTGCAACGCCAGAAAGCCTACGAGATGGTTCAGGCCGTGGCCCTGCGCTGCTGGGAGGAACGCAAGGCGTTTCAGACCGAGGCCGCAGCGGACGCGGCGCTCTGCGAACACCTCTCACCCGAGGATTTTGCGGATGCGTTTGACCCCAATTATTACCTGCGGTATGAAAGCACAATCTACGACCGCGTCTATGGAAAGGATTGA
- a CDS encoding FmdB family zinc ribbon protein, with amino-acid sequence MPIYEYECEDCKQIFEEWQQGFDDLELDCKVCGGKCHRVISNTSFVLKGSGWYVTDYAGKTPSGNGDGNGNGNGNGNGNGNGNGAKTAEAAEKREKVKDQACPGKSESPGTTSVGTSA; translated from the coding sequence ATGCCCATCTACGAATACGAGTGTGAGGACTGTAAACAGATCTTCGAGGAATGGCAGCAGGGTTTCGACGACCTGGAACTGGACTGCAAAGTCTGTGGCGGGAAATGTCACAGGGTGATTTCCAACACCTCGTTCGTCCTCAAGGGCTCGGGCTGGTACGTGACCGACTACGCTGGCAAAACGCCCAGCGGTAACGGCGACGGAAACGGGAATGGCAACGGCAACGGCAATGGAAATGGCAACGGAAACGGAGCCAAAACCGCCGAAGCCGCCGAAAAGCGGGAAAAGGTCAAAGACCAAGCCTGCCCCGGCAAATCCGAAAGCCCCGGCACAACCAGCGTCGGCACCTCCGCCTAG
- the pyrE gene encoding orotate phosphoribosyltransferase, producing MSDYTSRLARLLLELSYVEGEVTLTSGKKSDYYFDCKQTALHPEGGWLIANLFLEMLQGRDIAGVGGMTLGADPLVSAVSVLSYEKNCPLAAFIIRKKSKGHGTNQYLEGLKNFPSGSRVVLLEDVVTTGGTLLTSVERVRDAGLQVDDVLCVLDREEGGRQRLAQAGLNLGSIFTRAQLLAAGR from the coding sequence ATGTCCGACTATACATCCAGGCTCGCCCGGCTGCTGCTGGAGCTTTCCTATGTGGAAGGCGAAGTGACCCTCACCTCCGGCAAAAAAAGCGATTATTATTTTGACTGCAAACAGACCGCTCTGCACCCCGAAGGGGGCTGGCTCATCGCCAACCTGTTTCTGGAAATGCTCCAGGGCCGCGACATCGCGGGTGTGGGCGGCATGACGCTGGGCGCGGATCCTCTGGTTTCCGCCGTAAGTGTTCTTTCCTATGAAAAAAATTGTCCTTTGGCGGCTTTTATTATACGCAAGAAATCCAAAGGACACGGTACCAATCAATACCTGGAAGGGCTAAAAAACTTCCCTTCCGGATCCCGTGTGGTTCTGCTGGAAGACGTGGTCACCACGGGAGGCACCTTGCTGACCTCGGTGGAACGCGTGCGGGACGCCGGGCTTCAGGTCGATGACGTACTCTGCGTGCTGGACCGTGAGGAGGGTGGACGGCAGCGGTTGGCCCAGGCCGGGCTGAACCTTGGATCCATCTTCACGCGGGCGCAATTGCTGGCCGCGGGGCGATAG